The Mycobacterium sp. EPa45 genomic interval CGCGGACGAAAACCGATACCAGAGAGATGTTCGTGATCATGCGCCCAACGCTAGGCGAGGGTCATGCCACCGGGCTTCTCCTCGATTGCGGCACCGGCCGGTGGGTACCGCTCGGCCAGGCCGGCCATGAACAGGTAGCAGCCGGGGATCCGCGGCGCGCCATCGGTGTACCGGTGGCGAAATTCGCTGGGGCTCACGCCGACCAGTTCACGAAACCTCGTGGAGAACGAACCGAGGCTGGTGAAGCCCACCGTCATACAGACCTCGGTGACGGTGAGATTGGTGGCGCGCAACAGATCCTGGGCCCGCTCCACTCGCCGGCGCGACAGATGCTCGGCGGGCGACATACCGTACGTCGCGGTGAACAGCCGCTGGAAGTGATACTTGCTGATGCCCGCGACCGCGGCGAGCTGTTCGAGATCGAGCGGCTGGTCGTAGTGCCGGTCGGCGTGATCGCGAGCGCGGCGCAGGTGGTGCAGCACGTCATCGGATGCGCGCACAGGCATGACCGTCAGTATGCGCCGGGCGCCGAGATCGACGAAATGTTGCGATCTACTCGCACTTCCTCGGCCAAACGTCGGTTTGGGCGAGAAGGGCGCTAGACCTGATACACCCTGGGCTCGAGGGTGCCGATGAACGGTAGGTCGCGGTAGCGCTCGGCGTAATCCAAGCCGTAGCCGACGACGAACTCATTGGGGATGTCGAAGCCGACGTATTCGATGTCAACGTCGGCGCGCACCGCATCGGGCTTGCGCAGCAGGGTGCACACTCGCAGCGATTTGGGATGGCGGGTGGCCAGGTTGCGCAACAGCCATGACAAGGTCAGCCCGGAGTCCACGATGTCCTCGACGATCAGCACATCGCGGTCATGGATGTCGCGGTCGAGGTCCTTGAGGATGCGGACAACCCCGGACGACGACGTCGACGATCCGTAGGAGCTGACGGCCATGAATTCCAGCTGGGTCGGCAACGGGATCGCGCGGGCCAGATCGGTGACGAACATCACCGCGCCCTTGAGGACCGTCAGCAGCAACAGGTCCTGACCGTTCAGCGAATCCGCGTAGTCACGGGCGACCGACGCCGCCAGCTCCGCCGTGCGGGCGTGAATCTGCTCTTGTGACAACAGGACCGATTTGATGTCCCCGGGATACAGCTCGTGCGCCGACACGTCCACACTGTATCCACGAGCACGGCGTTACAACCAATCTCAGACCGGCTGCGTGTACATCGTCAGCCTGCCGTCGCGGCGCGCGGCGAACAGCCTTTGCCGCCGTTGGTCCGAGCCGACCGCCACCCCGCCCTGCCCATGCCAGGCGGTGACCAGCGCGTCCACCGCGCGGATCTGCTTGTCGGTCAGGTTGGCCGCCCCGCCCCGCAGCAGCCAGCCGCGGATCACCCGGCGCCGCACCGCGGTGGGCAGGGTGGCCAAAGCGGTGACCGCTACGGTCTCGCCGGTGTCGTCGAGAGCGGCGGCCGCCAAAGCGTCCAGGGCGTCAGTGTCCTCCCGCAGCGCGGCGGCGGTGCGGGACAGCGCCTCGGCGACGCCACCGCCGAGCACATCCTCGAGCAGCGGCAGCACCTCGGTGCGCAACCGCACCCGGGTGAAGCGGGAGTCATGGTTGTGCGGGTCATCCCACGGCGCCAGGCCCAGTTCGGCGCAGGCTTCATGAGTCGTGCCGCGGCGAACTCCCAGCAGCGGTCGGTACCACGGCGGGTCGCAGGCCCGCATGCCGGCGATCGACCGCGCGCCCGACCCGCGGCCCAGCCCCAACAGCACGGTCTCAGCCTGATCATCGAGGGTGTGCGCCAACAGCACCGCGGCGTCGGCGCGTGCAGCGTCCAGCGCGGCGTAACGGGCAGCGCGGGCGGCAGCCTCGGGCCCGCCGTGGACGCCCACCTGCACCCGCAACACCCGGGCGTCGACGCAGCCGACGTCGTGAGCCTGCCCGCGAGCGGCCTCGGCGACTTCGTCGGAACCGGGTTGCAGGCCGTGATCGACGATCAGGGCGGTGGTCGGCAGTGTCGCCGCGGCCGCCGCCGCCAGGGCCAATGAATCCGGTCCGCCGGATAGCGCGACACACCATGAGGTGGCGCCGGGCAGGTGCTCGGTCGCGAAGCCGGCCACGGTGGCCCGCAGGGCCGCTACAGCACCCGGTCGATCCACCGCTGCGGGTCTTCGATCTCGTCGGGCAGCGGCAGGGTCTGCGCACTGGTCCATACCGTGTTGAAGCGGTCCATGCCGACCCGGTCCACCACGTGGTCGACGAACGCCTTGCCGCGGGTGTACTGACTGAGTTTGGCGTCCACCCCGAGCAGCGCTCGCAGCAGCCGCTGCAGTGGCGGCTGCTTGCGCTGGCGGCGTTGGTCGAACCGGTTGCGAATCGTCTGCACCGACGGCACGACGGCCGGGCCGACCGCGTCCATGACGTGGTCGGCATGGCCTTCGAGCAGTGTGCCGAGCACCAACAGCTGGTCGAGTGCCACTTGCTGCGGCTCGGACTGCACCGCCCGCATGAACCCGAGGATCCCCGCGTCGTTGGCGCCCAACGCACCCATGCGCCGCTTCTTCACGAACTCCGCCAGCCGTCCCACGACCTGCGCCACATCGTCGGCCGCATCTGAGGTCAGGACGCCCAGTGCCTGCGACATGTGTTGTGCCAGCCAGGGATTGGCGGAGAACTGCACTCGGTGGGTGACCTCATGCAGGCACACCCACAGCCGGAAATCGGCCGGCGACACCCGCAGCTGGCGCTCGACGGCGATGACGTTCGGATAGACCAGCAGTAACAGCCCGTCGTCGGTGCCGGTCTCGGCGAACGGGTCGTACTGGCCGAGGATCCCCGAGGAGATGAACGCCAGCACCGCGCCGGTCTGCGCGCCGGTGACGCGGCCGGTGATCAGGTTGGTGGGTTTGTCAGTGCCGCCGGTCATCACCCGCATCGAGTCCGACGCCGCACGGATCCAGCCCTGCCGATCGACGATGCGCGCGTCGGGAACGGGGGCATCCCCACCCATCCGGGTGACCTCGCGGACCGGGCCTTCGGCTTTGCGTGCGGCGGCGGCCAATTCATCGACGGCCTGGTTGCGGGTGTAGTCGGTGGCCGATGGCCCCGG includes:
- a CDS encoding helix-turn-helix domain-containing protein, with translation MPVRASDDVLHHLRRARDHADRHYDQPLDLEQLAAVAGISKYHFQRLFTATYGMSPAEHLSRRRVERAQDLLRATNLTVTEVCMTVGFTSLGSFSTRFRELVGVSPSEFRHRYTDGAPRIPGCYLFMAGLAERYPPAGAAIEEKPGGMTLA
- the hpt gene encoding hypoxanthine phosphoribosyltransferase — translated: MDVSAHELYPGDIKSVLLSQEQIHARTAELAASVARDYADSLNGQDLLLLTVLKGAVMFVTDLARAIPLPTQLEFMAVSSYGSSTSSSGVVRILKDLDRDIHDRDVLIVEDIVDSGLTLSWLLRNLATRHPKSLRVCTLLRKPDAVRADVDIEYVGFDIPNEFVVGYGLDYAERYRDLPFIGTLEPRVYQV
- the tilS gene encoding tRNA lysidine(34) synthetase TilS produces the protein MDRPGAVAALRATVAGFATEHLPGATSWCVALSGGPDSLALAAAAAATLPTTALIVDHGLQPGSDEVAEAARGQAHDVGCVDARVLRVQVGVHGGPEAAARAARYAALDAARADAAVLLAHTLDDQAETVLLGLGRGSGARSIAGMRACDPPWYRPLLGVRRGTTHEACAELGLAPWDDPHNHDSRFTRVRLRTEVLPLLEDVLGGGVAEALSRTAAALREDTDALDALAAAALDDTGETVAVTALATLPTAVRRRVIRGWLLRGGAANLTDKQIRAVDALVTAWHGQGGVAVGSDQRRQRLFAARRDGRLTMYTQPV
- a CDS encoding zinc-dependent metalloprotease, with product MTSSVTVGRAVDWAFAGTVGARLARPGPSATDYTRNQAVDELAAAARKAEGPVREVTRMGGDAPVPDARIVDRQGWIRAASDSMRVMTGGTDKPTNLITGRVTGAQTGAVLAFISSGILGQYDPFAETGTDDGLLLLVYPNVIAVERQLRVSPADFRLWVCLHEVTHRVQFSANPWLAQHMSQALGVLTSDAADDVAQVVGRLAEFVKKRRMGALGANDAGILGFMRAVQSEPQQVALDQLLVLGTLLEGHADHVMDAVGPAVVPSVQTIRNRFDQRRQRKQPPLQRLLRALLGVDAKLSQYTRGKAFVDHVVDRVGMDRFNTVWTSAQTLPLPDEIEDPQRWIDRVL